The Ralstonia insidiosa region ACCAGGGCGCCATGACCGTCAGCGAGAAACAGTTCGCCAACGACGCCAACTGGCAACGCGTGGATGGCGTGGGCCTGGCGGGTGCGGTGGCGCACGAACTCTGCCCGGGCTAGCGGCCGAAGCCGCCCCGCACCGGCGGCGCGATCGTTGGTAACATCGACGCGTGCGCCCCACCCACGACCCCACTTCGCCTGATCCACGCGTCACCGCAGACGCCAGCGTCTTCGGTACGCTCGCGCGTGGGTCGCGCGCATCGCTGGAGCGCGTCGTCAATCTGGGCGATGGCGTGACCGCCGCCATCTGGTGCAACGAGCACGACGAGGCGCACTACGTCCAACCGGGTCACCACACGCTGTCGGTGTATCTGCAAGGTGGCTACACCACGCACCGGCAGGACTTGCCGAACCTGTTCGGCGCGCCGGGCCGTGTGTGCATGTTGCCGGCCGAGCACGAATCTGCCTGGGTAATCGAGAAGCCGATGCGCTTTGTCCACCTGTACTTCGCACCCGATGCTTTGGCCGGGCATGCAGTGCGTTTGCTCGACGCCGAGCCGCGCCTGTTTACCCTGCACGACCGCACTTTCATTGAAGACGCGCACCTCGCGCAATCGTGCGCGCGCATCGCCCAACTCGACTGGTCCGACCTGGACGACCGCATGCGTGCCAACGCGCTGGCCAATGACACGCTGTCGTATCTCGTGCAGACGCAGGGCCGTACACGCGCGCTGGCGGTGCGTGGCGGGCTGGCACCGCATGTGTGCCGCCGCATTGCCTCACGCATTGAAGCCGAGCTGCACTTGCTGCTGTCGATCGGGGAGCTGGCGGCAGAGGCCAATCTGTCGGAATTTCACTTTGCGCGGATGTTTCGCGCATCGTTTGGGGTGGCGCCGCACGAGTGGGTTCTGCAGCGGCGCATTGCACGCGCGCAAGACCTGCTGCGATCGACCACGCTGCCGCTGGCAACGATTGCCGAACGCTGCGGCTTTGCCAGCCCGAGCCATTTCAGCCGGCGCTTTGCCACCCAACTGGGGGCATCGCCCTCGCGCTATCGGCAGGCTTGGCAAGGCAAGTAACACGCTTGTCTGTCGCACAAAAAACGAACGACCGTATTTCAGCAACCGCTGAAGAGTGGCGCCGGCCCTAGCGTTTTCCACGATAGAGCTGTCGTGTGCAGTGCAGTAATTTGGAAGTGGGTTCCCCATGGAGAGCACCATGTTTACCCATATCCTCTTGCCGACCGACGGCTCCGAGCAATGCCGCAAGGCAATCGACGGCGCATTGAAACTCGCGCGCGCCACCGGTTGCCGCCTCACCGCTTACACGTGCATCGAAGAATTCCCCAACATGGCGTATTCCGCCGGGGTGGGCGAGTGTCCGCACGCGCACTACATGGAGCAGGTGCAGGGCTACGCGAAAGACTGTATCGACCGCATTGCTGAGCGCGCCCGGGAAGAAGGCATCCAGTTCGACAGCGATGTCTCGCAATTTTCCGAGCCGTACCTCGGCATTCTGGATGCGGCGAAGCGGCACGCGTGCGACGTCATCTTCATGGCATCGCACGGGCACCGCAGCCTGATGGGCCGATTGCTGATCGGCAATGAAACGCGCAAGGTGCTGACTTACGCGCAGGTGCCGGTAGTGGTCTACCGCTAGCGGCAGTAGACCACCAGGCAAGTCTGATTACATTGCCGCCAGTTCTTGCGCGGGTGCGTCTTCGCCCTGTTCAAGCTCGGCCACGCGCCGCGCTTCGCGATCGGTAATCTGCTTGCGCTGCTCTGGCGTCAGCACCTGCATGATCTTGGCGCCGGCTTGCGCGCGCAGTTGGGCTTCTTGGGTGACTGCGCGGCCCAGCGCTTCGGACAGCGTGCGCACGCGTGCTTCATCGTATTGGCCGGACATCACCATCTGACGCAGGTCACGACGCGCATGTGCGACAGCCTTGTGTTGCTCGCGCTCCTGCGGCATCTGCGCGTACTTGATCGCGAAAATCTTGTCGCGCTGTTCTTCGGTCAGCTTCAGGCCACGCAGGAAGAACTCGCCGCCGTGGTGGTGCCCGCGCTCCATACCGTGCGGTCCGGGTTGGCCAAAGCCGGGGCCCTGCCCCCGGCCCATCATGCCGGGACCATGCCCAGGCATCGGCGACATGGGAACTGCGTCGGGGGCGGCCGTCTGGGCCAGCGCGGCGCAAGACAAGAGAAGCCCGGCAGCAACGGCAACCAGGCGGCGGGAAGTCACAGCGATCATGATGAAGCTCCTGATGAGAACGTCGGCCGCGCATGTCAACCATGCCAGCCATACGCTCACTGTAGCCATCGATGTCGCACCAAAGGTGGGCAAACGGAGGAGTTTTCTTGAACGCCCGTTACGCCGCAATCGGCATGCAAACGCGTCACGTGTATCAGGCGTCGAGCCGGTATCCCACGCCGTAGACCGAGTGGATCATGTCGGTGCCGGGGCTCAGCAACTCCATCTTGCGGCGCAGATTCTTCACGTGCGTATCGACCGTGCGATCGGTCACGATGCGATGGTCGTCGTAGATCTGTTCAAGCAGATTCGCGCGCGAGAGAATGCGCCCCGGCGCACCGGCCAACGCCGCCAGCAAACGGAACTCCACGGGCGTCAGGTCCAGGCGTTGCCCGCGCAGCGTGGCCGAATACGCGGTGCCATCGATTACGAGCGCACTCTCTGGCGTGCCACCGCCACGTTGCGCACGCCGCAAAATGGTCTTGATGCGCGCCACCAGTTCGCGCGGGCTGAAGGGCTTGCAGAGGTAGTCATCTGCGCCGAGCTCGAGGCCGAGCAGGCGGTCGATCTCTTCCACACGCGCGGTCACCATGACGATGGGGACCTCGCTGAAAGTCCGCACCTCTCGGCAGATTTCCAGGCCGTCTTTTCCGGGCAGCATCAGGTCGAGCACCACCAGTTCGGGCATGGCCTCGCGCACGCGCTGCACCGCGTTCGTACCGTCGGCCAGCCACTCGGTTTCATAGTGAGCGGCACGCAGATAGTCGATCGTCAGTGCGGCCAGTTTGGGTTCGTCTTCAATGATCAGAATCATGGTCGGCAAGCGGATCAAGCAGATCAAGAATGGGCAGGCGGATGAGGATCCAGAGCCCGCCCAGCGGCGAAGGTCTGGCCTCAATGGTGCCGCCGTGTGCGGCAATAATGGTCTGACACAGGCTCAGGCCCAGCCCGGCACCGCCCTGCGCACGGCTGCGTGAAGGGTCGGCGCGGAAGAGCCGGTCAAAGATGCGCGGCAGCATCGCTTCGGGCACGCCCGGCGCGCTGTCCTGCACGTCGATCTGTTGCCAGTGGCCGTCCTGGTGGACGTGTACGCGCAATGTGCCGCCCGCGTCGGTGTAGCGCAGCGTGTTCTCCAGCAGGTTCTGCATGACCTGGCGCAGGCGCTGTGGGTCGCCGTTCACCATGGCGTCTTGCGAAGGCACGCTCGGCACATCGAGCTGCAGCGCGATGCCCTTCTCCATCAGGCGCGGCGTAAAGCCCTGCACGGCACTGCACACGGTATCGGCCAAATCCAGCGCTTCCATGTGGAAGGCCAGCGCCCCCACATCAGCCAGTGACAGCTCGTACAAGTCGTCGATGAGTTTGCTGAGCGTGGCCACTTCAGCCTGCAGCGAGGCCAGCGAGTTGACCGTCAACGGTCGCACGCCGTCTTGCATTGCCTCCAGTTCACCACGCAGCACGGCCAACGGGGTACGCAGCTCGTGCGAGATATCAGCGGTAAGTTGGCGACGCATTTTCTGGTTGGCTTCCAGCGATGCCGCCAAGTGGTTGAAGTCTGCCGCCAGCTCGC contains the following coding sequences:
- a CDS encoding helix-turn-helix domain-containing protein — encoded protein: MRPTHDPTSPDPRVTADASVFGTLARGSRASLERVVNLGDGVTAAIWCNEHDEAHYVQPGHHTLSVYLQGGYTTHRQDLPNLFGAPGRVCMLPAEHESAWVIEKPMRFVHLYFAPDALAGHAVRLLDAEPRLFTLHDRTFIEDAHLAQSCARIAQLDWSDLDDRMRANALANDTLSYLVQTQGRTRALAVRGGLAPHVCRRIASRIEAELHLLLSIGELAAEANLSEFHFARMFRASFGVAPHEWVLQRRIARAQDLLRSTTLPLATIAERCGFASPSHFSRRFATQLGASPSRYRQAWQGK
- a CDS encoding universal stress protein encodes the protein MFTHILLPTDGSEQCRKAIDGALKLARATGCRLTAYTCIEEFPNMAYSAGVGECPHAHYMEQVQGYAKDCIDRIAERAREEGIQFDSDVSQFSEPYLGILDAAKRHACDVIFMASHGHRSLMGRLLIGNETRKVLTYAQVPVVVYR
- a CDS encoding Spy/CpxP family protein refolding chaperone; the encoded protein is MIAVTSRRLVAVAAGLLLSCAALAQTAAPDAVPMSPMPGHGPGMMGRGQGPGFGQPGPHGMERGHHHGGEFFLRGLKLTEEQRDKIFAIKYAQMPQEREQHKAVAHARRDLRQMVMSGQYDEARVRTLSEALGRAVTQEAQLRAQAGAKIMQVLTPEQRKQITDREARRVAELEQGEDAPAQELAAM
- a CDS encoding response regulator, giving the protein MILIIEDEPKLAALTIDYLRAAHYETEWLADGTNAVQRVREAMPELVVLDLMLPGKDGLEICREVRTFSEVPIVMVTARVEEIDRLLGLELGADDYLCKPFSPRELVARIKTILRRAQRGGGTPESALVIDGTAYSATLRGQRLDLTPVEFRLLAALAGAPGRILSRANLLEQIYDDHRIVTDRTVDTHVKNLRRKMELLSPGTDMIHSVYGVGYRLDA
- a CDS encoding ATP-binding protein; this translates as MRPSFGITSKLFVVLFALSIVVALAMGAAVRWRFDANFLEYVNTREAERMTVLARGVEAAYAEHGNWEFLRNDRQAWFRLLRREGARARGNGMGGEHLDPPPGHRFDPLPPDMGRGMPPPDVARAGSLPSHPSGEPPPMPRSPIWLLDAERHVIVGDGPPLGPTAKWHELRHNDLTIGWLAMPARMRVPEGADQAFLGQQLRATWIIAGLSVLLAALVAVLLARGLLAPMRRLTDAARRMADGDYATRVDVHSRDELGELAADFNHLAASLEANQKMRRQLTADISHELRTPLAVLRGELEAMQDGVRPLTVNSLASLQAEVATLSKLIDDLYELSLADVGALAFHMEALDLADTVCSAVQGFTPRLMEKGIALQLDVPSVPSQDAMVNGDPQRLRQVMQNLLENTLRYTDAGGTLRVHVHQDGHWQQIDVQDSAPGVPEAMLPRIFDRLFRADPSRSRAQGGAGLGLSLCQTIIAAHGGTIEARPSPLGGLWILIRLPILDLLDPLADHDSDH